Proteins encoded within one genomic window of Amycolatopsis sp. 2-15:
- a CDS encoding type VII secretion target, producing the protein MDGYTVEPDVLTTYASGLDDRGGKVTTAANRIQEVNGGDINAFGVVVGQVLGIPTRIALGVLHDQVNGAAKAITDQANNTRTAADQYRTTETNHAQAITTAGTPT; encoded by the coding sequence ATGGACGGGTACACCGTCGAACCCGACGTGCTGACGACGTACGCGAGTGGTCTGGATGACCGCGGCGGCAAGGTGACGACCGCGGCCAACCGCATCCAAGAGGTCAACGGCGGCGACATCAACGCGTTCGGCGTGGTCGTCGGCCAGGTGCTGGGGATCCCGACGCGCATCGCGCTCGGTGTGCTGCACGACCAGGTCAACGGCGCCGCGAAGGCGATCACCGACCAGGCCAACAACACGCGCACGGCCGCGGACCAGTACCGCACCACGGAAACCAACCACGCGCAGGCCATCACGACAGCGGGGACCCCGACGTGA